A window of Castanea sativa cultivar Marrone di Chiusa Pesio chromosome 1, ASM4071231v1 contains these coding sequences:
- the LOC142618324 gene encoding early nodulin-like protein 13 — protein MAKIIRLAILAVALFAFLQTTVAVTTHVVGDSTGWTVPPNNDLPFYAVWAAKQAFILGDILLFNFTTGQEDVARVTKEAFLICNSTNPISLITTGPATYSLNSTGEYYFIGTLNNNCAQGQRLAINVTTSPGPTASPVPRTMPENYTVGGNMGWIVPPLGEIAYITWAYNKTFIVGDTLVFNFLNGSDDVASVTKEAYNSCNFSTSLALYNNSPAYITLTATGEYFFTSTYQYHCALGQKLAINVTGSGTAYPPSSSAHSPSGSHGPTASPPSGSTSAAPSRISGGYLFGILTIAMVVFY, from the exons ATGGCTAAGATTATCAGATTAGCCATTCTAGCCGTAGCACTTTTTGCTTTCCTACAAACCACAGTTGCTGTGACTACACATGTGGTTGGAGACAGCACAGGGTGGACGGTTCCTCCTAATAACGACTTACCCTTTTATGCTGTTTGGGCTGCGAAGCAAGCCTTCATTCTTGGTGACATTCTGC TTTTCAACTTCACTACTGGACAAGAAGATGTAGCCAGAGTTACGAAGGAAGCTTTCTTGATCTGCAATTCAACAAACCCAATCTCTCTCATAACAACCGGGCCAGCAACTTACTCGTTGAACTCGACCGGCGAGTACTACTTCATAGGCACCTTGAACAACAACTGTGCTCAGGGACAAAGGCTTGCAATCAACGTGACCACATCTCCTGGACCAACTGCTAGTCCTGTTCCCAGAACAATGCCAGAGAATTATACAGTCGGTGGTAACATGGGATGGATCGTCCCACCACTTGGTGAAATTGCTTATATTACTTGGGCTTACAACAAGACTTTCATCGTCGGAGACACTCTAG TGTTCAACTTTTTGAATGGATCAGATGACGTTGCCTCGGTGACCAAAGAAGCTTATAACAGCTGCAACTTTAGCACAAGTCTAGCACTTTATAACAATAGTCCTGCATATATCACCCTCACGGCCACCGGCGAGTATTTCTTCACCAGCACCTATCAATACCACTGCGCCTTGGGTCAGAAACTAGCCATTAACGTCACTGGCTCCGGCACCGCCTATCCACCTTCCAGCTCCGCCCACTCTCCTTCAGGTTCACATGGTCCCACCGCTTCTCCTCCATCAGGGAGTACTAGTGCTGCCCCATCTAGGATTTCCGGTGGATATTTATTCGGCATCTTGACCATTGCCATGGttgtattttattga
- the LOC142634880 gene encoding uncharacterized protein LOC142634880, with translation MASKSVFWRRLWKMKALNKIKILLWRTCSETLPTRCNLLRRKVLDDPTCPQCGVEIENTMQAKWECKQLLTIWEKGIWMDFEGPPSDLAFYRPGSFSWRASETAGTLFSTVAWSIWCRRNKVRCNEPSVPLGKILESVASLLMEFQSHTRSGVKALT, from the coding sequence ATGGCAAGCAAGAGTGTTTTTTGGAGGCGCCTTTGGAAGATGAAGGCACTgaataagataaaaattttactatgGCGTACGTGCTCCGAAACTTTGCCTACAAGATGCAACTTACTTCGGAGGAAAGTGCTAGATGATCCGACATGCCCTCAGTGTggtgttgaaattgaaaacacgATGCAAGCAAAATGGGAATGCAAACAGCTGCTCACGATATGGGAAAAAGGTATTTGGATGGATTTTGAAGGACCACCCAGCGATCTTGCATTTTACAGACCTGGTAGCTTTAGTTGGCGAGCAAGTGAAACAGCTGGAACGCTCTTTTCAACGGTAGCTTGGTCCATCTGGTGTCGCAGGAACAAGGTGAGGTGTAATGAACCGAGTGTGCCATTAGGAAAAATCCTAGAGAGCGTTGCTTCTCTACTGATGGAATTTCAAAGCCATACTCGGTCTGGTGTGAAAGCTTTGACATAG